One Nocardioides luti DNA window includes the following coding sequences:
- a CDS encoding response regulator transcription factor, translating to MSEQVNDPGLEPIRVLVVDDQELFRRGLTMLLAVESGIEVIGEAGDGLEGTTLAISTAPDVVLLDIRMPKRSGIEACLAIKEAVPSAKIIMLTVSDEEADLYEAVKSGAAGYLLKDSSIEEVAQAVRVVADGQSLISPSMAVKLIDEFKQMSRPERDHVPGLRLTERELEVLRLVAKGMNNREIARQLFISENTVKNHVRNILEKLQLHSRMEAVMYAVKEKLLDLP from the coding sequence GTGTCCGAACAGGTGAACGACCCGGGTCTCGAGCCGATCCGTGTGCTGGTCGTCGACGACCAGGAGCTCTTCCGCCGTGGTCTGACCATGCTGCTGGCCGTCGAGAGCGGCATCGAGGTGATCGGCGAGGCCGGTGACGGCCTCGAGGGGACCACCCTCGCGATCAGCACCGCCCCCGACGTCGTGCTGCTCGACATCCGGATGCCCAAGCGCTCGGGGATCGAGGCCTGCCTCGCCATCAAGGAGGCCGTCCCCTCGGCCAAGATCATCATGCTGACCGTCTCCGACGAGGAGGCCGACCTCTACGAGGCCGTCAAGAGCGGTGCCGCCGGCTACCTCCTCAAGGACTCCTCCATCGAGGAGGTCGCCCAGGCCGTGCGCGTCGTGGCCGACGGCCAGTCCCTCATCTCCCCGTCGATGGCCGTGAAGCTGATCGACGAGTTCAAGCAGATGTCGCGCCCCGAGCGCGACCACGTCCCCGGCCTGCGGCTGACCGAGCGCGAGCTCGAGGTGCTGCGCCTCGTGGCCAAGGGCATGAACAACCGCGAGATCGCCCGCCAGCTGTTCATCAGCGAGAACACCGTCAAGAACCACGTCCGCAACATCCTCGAGAAGCTCCAGCTGCACTCGCGGATGGAAGCCGTCATGTACGCCGTGAAGGAAAAGCTGCTCGACCTGCCGTGA
- the secA gene encoding preprotein translocase subunit SecA — MPAILDKLLRIGEGKILRQLEAIAKAVNAIEDDFVAMSDDELRAMTAEFRERLANGETLDDVMPEAFATVREAAKRVTGMRPFDVQIMGGAALHLGNIAEMKTGEGKTLVATLPSYLNALSGKGVHVVTVNDYLAKYQSEMMGRIHHFLGLEVGVILPEMRPDERRVAYNCDITYGTNNELGFDYLRDNMASSIEECVQRGHNFAVVDEVDSILIDEARTPLIISGPTQDEVRWYAEFARICRTLVKDVDYEVDEKKRTISVLEPGITKVEDHLGIENLYESANTPLISFLNNSIKAKELFRNDKEYVVMDGEVLIVDEHTGRMLAGRRYNDGLHQAIEAKEGVTVREEYQTLATVTLQNYFRLYDKLSGMTGTAMTEASEFDKIYKLGVVPIPTNRPMQRIDAADLVYRTEEAKYDAVTQDIAERHEKGQPVLVGTVSVEKSEHLSTKLRARGIPHTVLNAKVHADEAKIVAMAGHKGAVTVATNMAGRGTDIMLGGSIDFLADAELRAKGLDPVEHSEEYEAEWPQALERVKGQVSAEHDEVRELGGLYVVGTERHESRRIDNQLRGRSGRQGDPGESRFYLSLQDELMRLFKSDWVDRVLQVLKIPDDVPIENKRVTGAIANAQGQVESQNFESRKNVLKYDDVMSRQREVIYGERRKVLEGADLEDEMRTFITDVVTGYTVAATQEFAEEWDLEALWTALRQLYPVSLDHTVLEKEVGGRANLDRDELIEKLVADAHAAYDRREAEVGDDVMRELERRVVLSVIDRKWREHLYEMDYLREGIYLRAYSQRDPLVEYQREGFDMFAAMMDAIKEESVGFLFNLEVQVDEDEDELAAEAEAAEAEAAEQEAAAAQARREAPHIRAKGLDLPKQPQNLTYSAPTEDGEVAVTGRPATANDEFAGIGRNADCPCGSGKKYKKCHGAPGGPTGLTTRVNG; from the coding sequence GTGCCTGCCATTCTCGACAAGCTCCTCCGCATCGGAGAGGGCAAGATCCTTCGTCAGCTCGAGGCGATCGCGAAGGCCGTGAACGCCATCGAGGACGACTTCGTCGCGATGAGCGACGACGAGCTGCGCGCCATGACGGCCGAGTTCCGCGAGCGGCTCGCCAACGGCGAGACCCTCGACGACGTGATGCCCGAGGCGTTCGCCACCGTGCGCGAGGCCGCCAAGCGGGTCACCGGCATGCGGCCCTTCGACGTCCAGATCATGGGCGGCGCGGCGCTGCACCTCGGCAACATCGCCGAGATGAAGACCGGTGAGGGCAAGACCCTGGTCGCCACGCTCCCGTCGTACCTCAACGCGCTGTCCGGCAAGGGCGTGCACGTGGTCACGGTCAACGACTACCTCGCGAAGTACCAGTCCGAGATGATGGGCCGGATCCACCACTTCCTCGGCCTCGAGGTCGGCGTGATCCTCCCCGAGATGCGCCCCGACGAGCGCCGGGTGGCCTACAACTGCGACATCACCTACGGCACGAACAACGAGCTCGGCTTCGACTACCTGCGCGACAACATGGCCAGCTCCATCGAGGAGTGCGTCCAGCGCGGGCACAACTTCGCCGTCGTCGACGAGGTCGACTCGATCCTGATCGACGAGGCGCGGACCCCGCTCATCATCAGCGGCCCGACCCAGGACGAGGTGCGCTGGTACGCCGAGTTCGCGCGCATCTGCCGCACCCTGGTCAAGGACGTCGACTACGAGGTCGACGAGAAGAAGCGCACGATCTCCGTCCTCGAGCCCGGCATCACCAAGGTCGAGGACCACCTCGGCATCGAGAACCTCTACGAGTCGGCGAACACCCCGCTCATCTCGTTCCTGAACAACTCCATCAAGGCCAAGGAGCTGTTCCGCAACGACAAGGAGTACGTCGTCATGGACGGCGAGGTGCTCATCGTCGACGAGCACACCGGCCGGATGCTCGCGGGGCGTCGCTACAACGACGGCCTGCACCAGGCGATCGAGGCCAAGGAGGGTGTGACCGTCCGCGAGGAGTACCAGACCCTCGCCACCGTCACCCTCCAGAACTACTTCCGCCTCTACGACAAGCTCTCCGGCATGACCGGTACGGCCATGACCGAGGCGTCGGAGTTCGACAAGATCTACAAGCTCGGCGTGGTCCCGATCCCCACGAACCGCCCGATGCAGCGCATCGACGCCGCCGACCTCGTCTACCGGACCGAGGAGGCGAAGTACGACGCCGTCACCCAGGACATCGCCGAGCGCCACGAGAAGGGCCAGCCCGTCCTGGTCGGCACGGTCTCGGTCGAGAAGTCCGAGCACCTCTCGACCAAGCTGCGCGCCCGCGGGATCCCGCACACCGTCCTGAACGCCAAGGTCCACGCCGACGAGGCCAAGATCGTCGCGATGGCCGGCCACAAGGGCGCGGTCACCGTCGCCACCAACATGGCCGGTCGAGGCACCGACATCATGCTCGGCGGCTCGATCGACTTCCTCGCCGACGCCGAGCTGCGCGCCAAGGGCCTCGACCCCGTCGAGCACTCCGAGGAGTACGAAGCCGAGTGGCCGCAGGCCCTCGAGCGGGTCAAGGGCCAGGTCTCCGCGGAGCACGACGAGGTCCGCGAGCTCGGCGGGCTGTACGTCGTCGGCACCGAGCGGCACGAGTCGCGCCGCATCGACAACCAGCTGCGCGGTCGCTCCGGCCGTCAGGGCGACCCGGGCGAGTCCCGGTTCTACCTGTCGCTGCAGGACGAGCTGATGCGCCTGTTCAAGTCCGACTGGGTGGACCGGGTGCTCCAGGTCCTCAAGATCCCGGACGACGTCCCGATCGAGAACAAGCGCGTCACGGGTGCGATCGCCAACGCCCAGGGCCAGGTCGAGTCGCAGAACTTCGAGTCGCGCAAGAACGTCCTCAAGTACGACGACGTGATGAGCCGGCAGCGCGAGGTCATCTACGGCGAGCGCCGCAAGGTGCTCGAGGGTGCCGACCTCGAGGACGAGATGCGCACCTTCATCACCGACGTCGTCACCGGCTACACGGTCGCGGCGACGCAGGAGTTCGCGGAGGAGTGGGATCTCGAGGCGCTGTGGACCGCCCTGCGCCAGCTCTACCCGGTCTCGCTCGACCACACGGTGCTCGAGAAGGAGGTCGGCGGTCGCGCCAACCTCGACCGTGACGAGCTGATCGAGAAGCTGGTCGCCGACGCGCACGCGGCGTACGACCGTCGCGAGGCCGAGGTCGGCGACGACGTCATGCGCGAGCTCGAGCGACGCGTCGTGCTGTCGGTCATCGACCGCAAGTGGCGCGAGCACCTCTACGAGATGGACTACCTCCGCGAGGGCATCTACCTGCGGGCGTACTCCCAGCGCGACCCGCTCGTCGAGTACCAGCGCGAGGGCTTCGACATGTTCGCCGCCATGATGGACGCCATCAAGGAGGAGTCGGTCGGGTTCCTGTTCAACCTGGAGGTCCAGGTCGACGAGGACGAGGACGAGCTGGCCGCCGAGGCGGAAGCCGCCGAGGCCGAGGCCGCCGAGCAGGAGGCCGCCGCCGCGCAGGCCCGCCGCGAGGCGCCGCACATCCGGGCCAAGGGCCTGGACCTGCCGAAGCAGCCGCAGAACCTCACCTACTCGGCCCCGACCGAGGACGGCGAGGTGGCCGTGACCGGCCGCCCCGCGACGGCGAACGACGAGTTCGCCGGCATCGGTCGCAACGCCGACTGCCCGTGCGGCTCCGGCAAGAAGTACAAGAAGTGCCACGGCGCTCCCGGCGGCCCCACCGGGCTGACCACGCGCGTCAACGGCTGA
- a CDS encoding sec-independent translocase, whose product MFGVGLPEFAVIAFVAVLVFGPDKLPDLARQAGRMIRKGREFANSARDELRSELGPEYADLELRDLDPRTIVRKHIVEAMEDAEADARPKRRGLAPLDDGEIPPYDADAT is encoded by the coding sequence ATGTTCGGGGTCGGGTTGCCGGAGTTCGCCGTCATCGCCTTCGTGGCGGTGCTGGTCTTCGGTCCCGACAAGCTCCCCGACCTGGCCCGCCAGGCCGGCCGGATGATCCGCAAGGGCCGCGAGTTCGCCAACTCCGCCCGTGACGAGCTCCGCAGCGAGCTCGGCCCCGAGTACGCCGACCTCGAGCTGCGCGACCTCGACCCCCGCACCATCGTGCGCAAGCACATCGTCGAGGCCATGGAGGACGCCGAGGCCGACGCCCGCCCCAAGCGCCGGGGCCTGGCCCCCCTCGACGACGGCGAGATCCCGCCGTACGACGCCGACGCCACCTGA
- a CDS encoding ComF family protein: MPDELRDAATDLLLGGRCVGCAGPGRVLCRSCRAGLPRGAGLVWPTPVPAGLAPPYAPAAYDGVVRAMVIAHKEHAVLGLRDPLAELLADAVHAADVSGPVVLVPVPSRPASVRARGHDHTHALASAAARLLRAGGHDVVALRMLHPRPGVVDQAGLDAAQRAANLAGSMACPSSRVRRLARVRPRARLVVCDDVLTTGATAREAQRALEAVGLPVAAVATVAATRRRRPGGATDLHSESSGERVSPSPSTL, translated from the coding sequence GTGCCCGACGAGCTGCGCGACGCCGCGACCGACCTCCTGCTCGGTGGTCGCTGCGTGGGCTGCGCCGGCCCGGGACGGGTGCTCTGCCGGAGCTGCCGCGCGGGGCTGCCACGCGGCGCCGGGCTGGTGTGGCCGACCCCGGTGCCGGCCGGGCTGGCCCCGCCGTACGCGCCCGCGGCGTACGACGGCGTGGTGCGCGCGATGGTGATCGCCCACAAGGAGCACGCCGTCCTGGGGCTGCGGGACCCGCTGGCCGAGCTCCTCGCCGATGCCGTGCACGCCGCCGACGTGAGCGGCCCGGTCGTGCTGGTGCCGGTGCCGTCGCGCCCCGCGAGCGTGCGCGCCCGCGGGCACGACCACACGCACGCGCTCGCGAGCGCCGCCGCCCGCCTGCTGCGCGCCGGCGGACACGACGTGGTGGCGCTGCGGATGCTGCACCCCCGGCCCGGCGTCGTGGACCAGGCCGGCCTGGACGCCGCGCAGCGGGCCGCCAACCTCGCGGGGTCGATGGCGTGCCCGTCGAGCCGGGTGCGGCGGCTGGCGCGGGTCCGTCCGCGGGCCCGGCTGGTCGTCTGCGACGACGTGCTCACGACCGGGGCGACGGCCCGCGAGGCCCAGCGCGCCCTGGAGGCGGTGGGCCTGCCGGTGGCGGCCGTCGCGACCGTGGCGGCGACCCGGCGGCGGCGTCCGGGCGGGGCGACGGACCTCCACAGCGAATCTTCAGGCGAACGGGTTTCGCCCAGCCCCTCCACCCTCTAA
- a CDS encoding Rv3235 family protein produces the protein MPTSHEKVVPIRVPVPVGSVQGTLALDLQPRHDPPALRVAGHGAPAADVLPIDLRVRRQLEQWSWRYAQAAVEIVGGDRPVSQLLRWSSRPVYEDLARRALLVAQAGGHEPGAGRVQPVRPMVQSVRCCFLAREAAEVSVRVRYGQRSRALAARFELRTGRWLCTALDFA, from the coding sequence ATGCCCACGTCCCACGAGAAGGTCGTCCCGATCCGCGTGCCGGTCCCGGTCGGCAGCGTCCAGGGCACCCTCGCCCTCGACCTCCAGCCGCGGCACGACCCGCCCGCCCTCCGCGTGGCGGGCCACGGAGCACCGGCGGCCGACGTGCTCCCCATCGACCTGCGCGTACGACGCCAGCTCGAGCAGTGGTCGTGGCGCTACGCCCAGGCGGCGGTCGAGATCGTCGGCGGCGACCGTCCGGTCTCCCAGCTCCTGCGGTGGTCGAGCCGCCCGGTCTACGAGGACCTGGCACGCCGGGCGCTGCTCGTCGCCCAGGCGGGCGGCCACGAGCCGGGCGCCGGGCGGGTCCAGCCGGTCCGCCCGATGGTGCAGAGCGTGCGCTGCTGCTTCCTGGCCCGCGAGGCCGCCGAGGTCAGCGTGCGGGTGCGCTACGGGCAGCGGTCCCGGGCGCTCGCCGCCCGCTTCGAGCTGCGCACCGGCCGCTGGCTGTGCACCGCGCTGGACTTCGCCTGA
- the hpf gene encoding ribosome hibernation-promoting factor, HPF/YfiA family, giving the protein MEVVVTGRNCELSDRFRSHVEEKLTRLEKHDHRIMRVHVEVDCEPNPRQHDHAVHVELTAFSKGPVIRAEAAADEKMGALDLALDKMAAQMRRAADRRRVHRGRHAPVSVGQAMAQVPVEALVGSAEEQSAVQERQVGPIAVTGDGPLVVREKTHPASPMTLDQALYEMELVGHDFYLYVDKENDRPAVVYRRRGYDYGVISLDLGGED; this is encoded by the coding sequence ATGGAAGTTGTGGTCACAGGCCGAAACTGCGAGCTGTCTGACCGGTTCCGCAGCCACGTCGAGGAGAAGCTGACGCGGCTCGAGAAGCACGACCACCGGATCATGCGGGTTCACGTCGAGGTGGACTGCGAGCCCAATCCGCGCCAGCACGACCACGCGGTGCACGTGGAGCTGACGGCGTTCTCCAAGGGCCCGGTCATCCGGGCGGAGGCCGCGGCCGACGAGAAGATGGGAGCCCTGGACCTCGCCCTCGACAAGATGGCCGCGCAGATGCGCCGTGCCGCCGACCGGCGTCGGGTCCACCGCGGGCGGCACGCCCCGGTCTCCGTCGGCCAGGCGATGGCGCAGGTGCCCGTCGAGGCCCTCGTGGGCAGCGCCGAGGAGCAGTCCGCGGTGCAGGAGCGCCAGGTCGGCCCGATCGCGGTGACGGGGGACGGACCGCTCGTGGTCCGCGAGAAGACGCACCCCGCCAGCCCGATGACCCTCGACCAGGCGCTCTACGAGATGGAGCTGGTCGGCCACGACTTCTACCTCTACGTGGACAAGGAGAACGACCGTCCGGCGGTCGTCTACCGCCGCCGCGGCTACGACTACGGCGTGATCTCGCTGGACCTGGGCGGTGAGGACTGA
- a CDS encoding winged helix-turn-helix domain-containing protein produces the protein MSTQSLSRAQARRIALAAQGFLDPAHAVPTMRTFQRTLDRTGVLQVDSVNVLQRAHYMPLYSRMGPYDTDLLRRAAEQRPRRVVEYWAHVQAFMPVELWPHMQHRMEHYRTQRGKWWKTVDDALLANVLAAVRDRGPSTARDLEHLHDDGARAREHWGWNWSEVRKALDFLYLCGDLAIARRTSQFEVVYDVPERVLPAHVLALPTPSRAEAGLELTRRAARAHGVATLRSLADYHRMLVADVKVAVATMVEAGELTPVRVEGGTKPAYLHRDARLPRRIGARTVLSPFDPVVWERERTEQLFGFHYRIEIYVPPEKRVHGYYVLPFLLGDELVGRVDLKADRRTGRLLVKGAYAEPGAPAGTAEELAVELRRLADWLDLDDVAVEPRGDLAPLLRF, from the coding sequence ATGAGCACCCAGTCCCTCTCGCGCGCCCAGGCACGCCGGATCGCCCTGGCGGCGCAGGGGTTCCTCGACCCCGCCCACGCCGTGCCCACGATGCGCACCTTCCAGCGCACCCTGGACCGCACGGGGGTGCTCCAGGTCGACTCGGTCAACGTGCTCCAGCGCGCGCACTACATGCCGCTCTACTCGCGGATGGGTCCCTATGACACCGACCTGCTGCGCCGGGCCGCCGAGCAGCGGCCCCGCCGGGTGGTGGAGTACTGGGCGCACGTCCAGGCGTTCATGCCGGTCGAGCTGTGGCCGCACATGCAGCACCGGATGGAGCACTACCGGACCCAGCGCGGCAAGTGGTGGAAGACCGTCGACGACGCCCTGCTCGCGAACGTCCTGGCGGCGGTCCGCGACCGGGGCCCCAGCACCGCCCGCGACCTGGAGCACCTCCACGACGACGGCGCCCGGGCCCGGGAGCACTGGGGGTGGAACTGGTCCGAGGTCCGCAAGGCCCTCGATTTCCTCTACCTGTGCGGCGACCTGGCGATCGCGCGCCGCACCAGCCAGTTCGAGGTCGTGTACGACGTGCCCGAGCGGGTCCTGCCCGCCCACGTGCTCGCCCTGCCGACGCCCTCGCGGGCCGAGGCCGGCCTCGAGCTCACCCGGCGAGCGGCCCGCGCCCACGGCGTCGCCACCCTCAGGAGCCTCGCCGACTACCACCGGATGCTGGTGGCCGACGTGAAGGTCGCGGTCGCCACGATGGTCGAGGCGGGGGAGCTCACCCCGGTCCGGGTGGAGGGCGGCACGAAGCCGGCGTACCTCCACCGCGACGCCCGGCTGCCGCGCCGCATCGGCGCCCGCACCGTGCTGAGCCCCTTCGACCCCGTGGTCTGGGAGCGCGAGCGCACCGAGCAGCTCTTCGGCTTCCACTACCGCATCGAGATCTACGTGCCGCCCGAGAAGCGCGTGCACGGCTACTACGTGCTGCCGTTCCTGCTCGGCGACGAGCTGGTCGGACGGGTGGACCTCAAGGCCGACCGCCGGACCGGCCGCCTCCTGGTCAAGGGCGCGTACGCCGAGCCGGGCGCCCCCGCCGGCACGGCCGAGGAGCTCGCGGTCGAGCTGCGGCGGCTCGCCGACTGGCTCGACCTCGACGACGTGGCGGTCGAGCCGCGCGGCGACCTGGCCCCGCTGCTGCGCTTCTGA
- a CDS encoding LysM peptidoglycan-binding domain-containing protein, translated as MNECHGSPARCGLVWLAASLALAGLVAWVLPDLLDARSAVVGGDLATQPLDRLLLWLFAGAAVLGAGWLWVVTSLVTLEVVRGGGRPTRGVPPVVRRAVLAACGVALGGAVVAPAGATPGDLHLDHSGAPGLAAISGLPLPDRPSDASPAVGRLASRLAGRTPPPPAHGAPVHAAADHGPADLVEVRPGDTLWGLAADRLGPDAGAAAIDRLWHRIYDANREVVGPDPDLVQPGQRLHVPRT; from the coding sequence ATGAACGAGTGCCACGGCTCCCCCGCCCGCTGCGGGCTCGTCTGGCTGGCCGCCTCGCTGGCGCTGGCGGGCCTGGTCGCCTGGGTGCTGCCGGACCTGCTCGACGCGCGGTCCGCCGTGGTGGGCGGCGACCTGGCCACCCAGCCCCTCGACCGGCTGCTGCTCTGGCTGTTCGCCGGCGCGGCGGTGCTCGGGGCCGGCTGGCTGTGGGTGGTCACGTCGCTGGTGACCCTCGAGGTCGTGCGCGGGGGCGGGCGCCCCACCCGCGGCGTGCCGCCCGTCGTACGCCGGGCCGTGCTCGCCGCGTGCGGCGTCGCGCTGGGCGGGGCCGTCGTGGCACCGGCGGGCGCCACCCCGGGCGACCTGCACCTGGACCACAGCGGAGCCCCCGGGCTCGCCGCGATCAGCGGGCTCCCGCTCCCCGACCGCCCCAGCGACGCCTCTCCGGCCGTCGGCCGTCTCGCGTCGAGGCTCGCGGGTCGTACGCCGCCCCCGCCCGCCCACGGCGCCCCCGTCCACGCCGCGGCGGACCACGGTCCGGCCGACCTCGTCGAGGTCCGCCCCGGCGACACCCTCTGGGGCCTCGCCGCCGACCGGCTCGGTCCCGACGCCGGGGCCGCGGCGATCGACCGGCTGTGGCACCGGATCTACGACGCCAACCGCGAGGTCGTCGGCCCCGACCCCGACCTCGTCCAGCCCGGCCAGCGGCTGCACGTGCCCCGCACCTGA
- a CDS encoding Mrp/NBP35 family ATP-binding protein, protein MSTPLLDQIQAALATVNDPEIKRPITDLGMVDSVEIDDAGLVRVTVLLTVSGCPLKDTITRDVTQAVGRVPGVTDVDLTLGVMTAEQRAGLKEILSGGQAQREIPFAQPGSLTKVFAIASGKGGVGKSSVTVNLALSMAKQGLKVGIVDADIYGHSVPAMLGVADHRPTQVDDLIMPVPTSTGVSVISIGMLKPRRDQVVAWRGPMLDRALVQMLADVYWGDLDVLLLDLPPGTGDVAISLGQHLPGAEVVVVTTPQEAAAEVAERAGTMASMMHQRVVGVVENMSFLPCPHCGPEHQLQIFGSGGGDRVAATLSERFGYTVPVLGRIPLDTSLREGGDVGKPIVDSDPTAPAAVELEGIAAKLSGRGRGLAGMQLGLTPSSRF, encoded by the coding sequence ATGAGTACCCCCCTCCTCGACCAGATCCAGGCCGCCCTCGCCACCGTCAACGACCCCGAGATCAAGCGTCCGATCACGGACCTCGGCATGGTCGACTCGGTCGAGATCGACGACGCCGGCCTGGTCCGCGTGACGGTCCTGCTGACCGTGTCGGGCTGCCCGCTCAAGGACACGATCACCCGCGACGTGACGCAGGCCGTCGGCCGCGTCCCCGGCGTCACCGACGTCGACCTGACGCTCGGCGTGATGACGGCCGAGCAGCGCGCCGGCCTCAAGGAGATCCTCAGCGGCGGCCAGGCCCAGCGCGAGATCCCCTTCGCCCAGCCCGGCTCGCTCACCAAGGTGTTCGCGATCGCCAGCGGCAAGGGCGGGGTCGGCAAGTCGTCGGTCACCGTCAACCTCGCGCTGTCGATGGCCAAGCAGGGCCTCAAGGTCGGCATCGTCGACGCCGACATCTACGGCCACTCGGTCCCCGCCATGCTCGGCGTCGCGGACCACCGCCCCACGCAGGTCGACGACCTGATCATGCCGGTCCCCACCTCGACCGGCGTCTCCGTCATCTCGATCGGCATGCTCAAGCCGCGGCGCGACCAGGTCGTCGCCTGGCGCGGCCCGATGCTCGACCGGGCCCTGGTCCAGATGCTCGCCGACGTCTACTGGGGCGACCTGGACGTGCTCCTCCTCGACCTGCCCCCGGGCACCGGCGACGTCGCCATCTCGCTCGGCCAGCACCTGCCGGGCGCCGAGGTCGTCGTCGTCACCACGCCGCAGGAGGCCGCCGCCGAGGTCGCCGAGCGCGCCGGCACGATGGCCTCGATGATGCACCAGCGCGTGGTCGGCGTCGTCGAGAACATGAGCTTCCTGCCCTGCCCGCACTGCGGGCCCGAGCACCAGCTCCAGATCTTCGGCTCCGGCGGTGGCGACCGCGTCGCCGCCACCCTCTCCGAGCGCTTCGGCTACACCGTGCCGGTCCTGGGCCGGATCCCGCTCGACACCTCCCTGCGCGAGGGCGGCGACGTCGGCAAGCCGATCGTCGACTCCGACCCCACCGCGCCCGCCGCCGTCGAGCTCGAGGGCATCGCCGCCAAGCTGTCCGGCCGCGGCCGCGGCCTGGCCGGCATGCAGCTCGGCCTCACCCCGTCCAGTAGGTTCTGA
- a CDS encoding HNH endonuclease signature motif containing protein, with the protein MTSSQTTAPQHAISRAVAAMDEQVDNVLDAPVWSMSDDEAAATLVRLTRLASRISELEARVAVHASSVEVGSSVGATSTQAWWATQTSQTHRSTAAKLHLAEALGRWHVVRQALSSGAILTEQAQVITRALDDLPDDIDPGNRVLAEKHLVDLAADHDAVDLRRLGRGLLDVIDPAAGEEEERRRLDEEERKARQRMRLTMSDDGHGSCHGRFTIPAAQGAMLKKILQGLAAPKHQTAVHGPGVERKPNPERLGAALCELIERYPTDRLPNAGGVNATVVITMDMATLLGAEKAATLDTGDKITASQARRLACEAGIIPAVLGGKSQVLDLGRTRRYFSKAQHLALAIQQGSCTAQGCDWPPSMCHAHHDHPWSHGGNTDLNDGRLLCPRHHARAHDPTFTMTKLPGGKIAFTRRT; encoded by the coding sequence ATGACCAGCTCCCAGACCACGGCTCCGCAGCACGCGATCTCGCGTGCCGTCGCCGCCATGGACGAGCAGGTCGACAACGTTCTCGACGCACCCGTGTGGTCGATGTCGGACGACGAGGCCGCGGCCACATTGGTCCGGCTGACCCGGCTCGCCTCGCGCATCAGCGAGCTCGAGGCCCGCGTCGCCGTGCACGCATCGTCTGTCGAGGTCGGCTCGTCCGTCGGGGCCACGTCGACCCAGGCGTGGTGGGCGACCCAGACCTCCCAGACCCACCGGAGCACGGCGGCGAAGCTGCACCTCGCCGAGGCCCTCGGCCGCTGGCACGTCGTCCGCCAGGCCTTGTCCTCCGGCGCGATCCTGACCGAGCAGGCCCAAGTCATCACCCGGGCCCTGGACGACCTCCCCGATGACATCGACCCGGGGAACCGGGTGCTCGCTGAGAAGCACCTGGTCGACCTGGCCGCCGATCACGACGCCGTCGACCTGCGCCGCCTCGGCCGCGGCCTCCTCGACGTCATCGACCCCGCCGCAGGGGAAGAAGAAGAACGCCGCCGGCTGGACGAGGAGGAGCGCAAGGCCCGCCAGAGGATGCGGCTCACCATGTCCGACGACGGGCACGGGTCCTGCCACGGCCGGTTCACCATCCCCGCCGCCCAAGGAGCGATGCTCAAGAAGATCCTCCAGGGCCTCGCGGCCCCGAAGCACCAGACCGCGGTCCACGGACCCGGAGTCGAGCGGAAGCCCAACCCGGAGCGGCTGGGAGCAGCGCTCTGCGAGCTCATCGAGCGCTACCCGACCGACCGACTCCCCAACGCGGGTGGCGTGAACGCGACCGTCGTGATCACGATGGACATGGCTACCCTCCTGGGAGCCGAGAAGGCCGCCACCCTCGACACCGGCGACAAGATCACCGCCTCCCAAGCCAGGCGGCTCGCCTGCGAGGCCGGCATCATCCCCGCCGTCCTCGGCGGCAAGTCCCAGGTCCTCGACCTCGGACGCACCCGCCGCTACTTCTCGAAAGCCCAGCACCTCGCCCTCGCAATCCAGCAAGGCAGCTGCACCGCCCAAGGCTGCGACTGGCCACCCAGCATGTGCCACGCCCACCACGACCACCCCTGGAGCCACGGCGGCAACACCGACCTCAACGACGGCAGACTCCTCTGCCCACGACACCACGCGAGAGCCCACGACCCCACGTTCACCATGACCAAGCTCCCCGGCGGGAAGATCGCCTTCACCCGGCGGACGTAG